The DNA sequence TTGGCGACTGCCAGCAAAACCAAAGTAACAACTAGCTCTGTTCGTGGGCAAATTTATGATGCAAGTGGAAAACCTTTGGTGGAAAATACAACCAAGCAAGTCGTTTCCTTTACGCGTAGCAATAAAATGAGAGCTGAAACGATTAAAGAAATTGCTCAAAAATTACTGCCGTTAGTTTCCATTTCCAATGCAGACGTTACTGAGCGACAACAGGTCGATTATTATTTGGCAGATAGCGAGGTTTATAAGAAGGTCGTCAATCAACTGCCTAAAAATAAAAAGTATAGTGCAGATGGAAATCGTTTGACAGAGTCGAAGATTTATAGTAATGCCGTTAAAAGTGTTGATGTGGTCAAATTAAACTACTCAAATGAAGATAAAAAAGTTATTTATTTGTTTAGTCAAATGAATGCTATTGCAAATTTTGAGACGGGAAATATCCGAACAGACGATTTGTCTCCTGACCAAATTGCGACAATTGCTTCTAGCTCAAAAGAATTGTCTGGTATCAGTATTACCACCAGCTGGGATAGAAAAGTGTTAGACACATCTTTAGCTTCTATCATTGGAAGTGTCTCAAGTGAGAAGGCAGGACTACCTGCAGAGGAAGTTGATGCTTATTTGAAAAAAGGCTATTCACTTAATGACCGTGTTGGAACAAGCTATTTAGAAAAGCAATACGAATCTACTCTTCAAGGGAAACGCGCAATCAAAGAAATCAATCTTGACAAAAATGGAAATATGGAGAGCGTGAAAAATATTTCCAATGGTAGTAAGGGAAATAATCTGAAATTAACGATGGATTTGACTTTCCAAAATGGTGTGGAAGATATTTTGAGAAGGTATTTCAGTGCAGAATTAGCAAACGGTCATGCGACATATTCTGAGGGTGTTTATGCTGTTGCTATGAATCCAAAAACGGGTGCTATTCTAGCAATGGCAGGTTTAAAACATAATATTGATACTGGAGAATTGACAGCCGATTCACTTGGTACCATTATGAATAACTTTGTGCCTGGTTCGGTTGTTAAGGGTGCGACTTTGACAGCAGGTTGGGGAAGTGGAGCTATCACAGGTAACCAAGTTCTGACAGATCAACCGATTTCTTTTGGAGGTTCCTCTGCTATCACTTCTTGGTTTACTCAGTATGGCCCTCGACAAATTACAGCTTTAGAGGCATTAGAATATTCATCCAATACTTATATGGTTCAACTAGCGTTGAATATGATGGGAACCCCTTATTCGCCTAATATGACGATTGATTTGAAAAATTTGAATTCCTCTATGGACAAATTGCGTAAAACTTTTGCGCAATATGGATTAGGAGCATCTACAGGAATTGATTTACCAAGTGAGTCCGAAGGCTATACTCCTAAAAAATATACGTTTGCAAACTATTTAACCAATGCTTTTGGCCAGTTTGATAACTATACACCGATGCAATTAGCTCAGTATGCTGCAACGGTAGCTAATGGTGGTACTCGTATCGCACCACACTTAGTGGAAGGAATTTATGACAATAATGAAAAAGGTGGTCTTGGAAAATTAATTGAAGGAAAAGCCACCAAAGAGTTAAATAAAGTGGATATTTCAAAAGACAACATGGATTTGATTCGTCGAGGTTTTTACCAAGTAGTACATGGAACAAGCGGCTTTACAACAGGGCGTACTTTATTTCAAGGTGAAGCAGTGCCAATCAGTGCGAAAACAGGGACAGCTGAAACGTTTGTCAATAATGGAAAACAGGAAGCCATCAATACAAACGTTGTTGCTTATGCACCAAGTAACAATCCGCAAATTGCAGTTGCAGTTGTTTTTCCACATAATACAGACTTATCTTCAACCGTTAGCCATAGTATAACTCGTGATATTATTAACTTGTATCATCAACAGCATCCAATGAATTAGAAAGGATACTATGCTTTATCCAACACCGATTGCAAAATTGATTGATAGCTTTTCAAAATTACCAGGAATTGGCATAAAAACAGCAACACGTTTGGCGTTTTATACCATTGGTATGAGTGATGATGATGTCAATGAATTTGCTAAAAATTTGCTTGCAGCGAAACGTGAGCTGACCTATTGTTCTATTTGTGGCAATTTAACAGATGATGACCCTTGTACTATCTGCACCGATGAGACACGGGATCAATCTACTATTTTGGTTGTAGAAGATAGCCGAGATGTTTCTGCTATGGAAAATATTCAAGAATACCATGGCTTGTACCATGTTTTGCAGGGATTGATTTCTCCTATGAATGGTATTGGACCAGACGACATCAATCTGAAAAGTCTCATTACACGGTTGATGAATAGTGAGGTAACAGAGGTAATTGTGGCAACCAATGCGACAGCGGACGGGGAAGCAACTTCCATGTATATCTCACGGGTGTTAAAACCAGCTGGTATCAAGGTAACGCGCCTGGCTCGTGGATTAGCAGTTGGTTCTGATATTGAATATGCAGACGAAGTGACGCTGCTTCGGGCTATTGAGAATCGCACAGAATTGTAAAAAAGAAAATAGAGCTTTCCTTTAAAAGAAAATGGAAGCTCTTTTTCTATTCAAAAACAATCTAAAATATGATATACTAAAAAGCGATTAAATTTGTAGATTTCTTTTAAGATAAGAAGGTTAGGTATAAAAATGGCAAAACAACAAATTATTCTCCTTTATGGTGGTCGCAGTGCCGAACGAAAGGTCTCTGTCTTATCAGCGGAGAGTGTCATGCGTGCGATTGACTATGATAAATTCTTTGTGAAGACTTATTTCATCACACAAGCAGGTGATTTCATCAAGACGCAAGAATTTTCAAGCAAACCTGCTGACAATGAAAAATTAATGACAAACGATAGTATTGTTGAAAGTCAAAAAATTAAACCAAGTGATATTTACGAAGAAGGGGCAGTTGTGTTCCCCGTTCTTCATGGTCCAATGGGAGAAGACGGGTCTATCCAAGGATTTCTTGAAGTGTTGAAAATGCCTTATGTGGGTTGCAATATCCTTTCTTCTAGTGTGGCTATGGACAAAATCACGACAAAACGAGTGTTAGCTTCTGCTGGCATTCCGCAAGTTCCCTATGTAGCAGTGATTGAAGGGGAAAATATAGACGAAAAGATTGCAGCAGTAGAAGCCAATCTAACTTATCCAGTTTTTACAAAACCGTCAAATATGGGCTCTAGTGTCGGCATTTCTAAGTCTGAAAATCAAGATGAATTGCGCTCTGCTCTTGAATTGGCTTTCAAATATGATAGCCGTGTCTTGATTGAGCAAGGTGTCAATGCGCGTGAAATTGAAGTTGGCTTACTTGAGAATGAAGGAGTCAAAAGCAGTTTGCCAGGTGAGGTAGTGAAAGATGTTGCTTTCTATGATTACGAAGCCAAGTACATTGACAACAAAATCACCATGGATATTCCTGCAAAACTCTCTGAAGATGTCATTGCCACTATGCGGCAATATGCAGAAAAAGCTTTCCATGCTATTGGCGGTGTTGGTTTAGCTCGCTGCGATTTCTTTTATACTGATAAGGGCGAGATTTTCCTTAATGAGTTAAACACGATGCCAGGTTTCACTCAATGGTCGATGTATCCGCTGCTTTGGGAAAATATGGGCATTTCTTATACAGATTTGATTGAGAAATTAGTTCTCTTAGCGCAAGAAACATTTACAAAACATGAAGAGCATTTGTTGTAAGACAAGATTGAAAGAGCCGAAAGGTTCTTTTTTCTATTGTTTTAGTATGTCTTTGGCGAGTGTGTGTAAAAGTAGGTTATTCTGTGGTATAATGAGAGAGTTAGAGAAATTTAAGACATATAGGTGAAAAAATGCAATTAACGTTCTATGAAGTAGCTTCTGTATTGAAAGCAAAAAATGATGTTCATCAATTTCCAGATTGTACATTTGGAAAGGCAGAATTTGACAGTCGATTGATTGGAGAGGGAGACTTGTTTTTTCCTCTTAAAGGAGCACGTGACGGGCACGATTTTATTGTGACGGCATTTGAAAATGGTGCTGCGGCAACCTTGTCAGAAAAAGAATTGGACGACTATCCTTATATTTTAGTTGATGATGTATTGGCAGCGTTGCAGCGTTTGGCACAGTATTATCTGGAAAAAATGAAGGTAGATGTCTTTGCAGTTACGGGTTCTAACGGTAAGACGACGACCAAAGATATGCTGGCTCACCTCTTGTCAACAACTTACAAGACTTATAAAACGCAAGGAAACTACAATAATGAAATTGGTCTTCCTTATACGGTTTTATACATGCCAGATGATACGGAAAAACTCGTTTTGGAAATGGGACAAGATCACATGGGGGATATTCACCTTCTGTCCACAATTGCGCAGCCAAAAGTAGGTATTGTGACGCTGATTGGCGAAGCGCATTTAGAATTCTTTAAAAGTCGTCATGAAATTGCAAAAGGAAAAATGCAAATTGCCGACGGCATGAAAGACGGGACTCTTTTGGTTGTTCCAGCGGACAAGATTATCAATGATTTTCTACCGAGCCAGCAAAATGTAGTCCGTTTTGGTCCAGATGAAGATATTTTCCTAACGAAATTAGAAGAACGAAAAGATAGTTTGACTTTTGAAACCAATTTCTTAGATAACGCCATTGACCTTCCAGTAACTGGGAAATACAATGCAACAAATGCCATGATTGCAGCTTATGTGGCATTGAAAGAAGGAGTAACACAAGATAAGATCCAAAAAGCATTTGCAACGCTTGAATTAACACGAAATCGCACCGAGTGGAAGAAAGCTAAAAATGGTGCGGATATCCTTTCAGATGTTTACAATGCCAATCCAACCGCTATGCGATTGATTTTAGAGACATTTTCAACGATTCCGTTTAATGAAAAAGGTCGGAAACTGGCAGTTTTAGCTGATATGAAAGAATTGGGGGCTGATTCTAAACAAATGCACGGTGCCATGATAACCAGCCTAAATCCAGAAATTCTTTCAGAAATTTTCCTTTATGGAGAGGACATGGCTGCTCTATTTGCCTATGCTAAGGAAATTTTCTCGCCTGGAAAAGCCCATTATTTTGTAAAAAATGCTGAAAAAGATCAATTTTCTGACTTAGTAAAGGCTGTTAAAGAAGCACTCAAACCAACGGATCGATTACTAATAAAAGGAAGTAACTCTATGAACTTAGCTAGTTTAGTGGAGGAATTGGAGAATGAAGGGTAACAATAAAGTACAGTATCTTGCCCTCCTTCGTGGTGTGATGCCAACAGGACCAAATCGGATCCCTAAGATGAGTGATTTGGTTCAAATGTTGGAACAATCTTGTTTAGATAATGTTTCAAGTTATATTCAATCAGGCAATGTGATTTGCGAAACAAGCCTACCAGCTGAAGAATTAGCACAACACATGCATCAGGTGATATTGGAAAGCATTGGTGCAAATTTATCCATTATCGTAAAAGAAAAGTCCGATTTAGAAAGGGCTATTTTAGGAAATCCCTTTTCTGAGGAGTTGGATTCGTCACGGATTCATCTCGTTTTTACAAACAATTACATTTCAACGGAGCAATTGGCAGAACTGCAAGTAATGAACTTTATGGACGAAATGTTTGCAGTTGGAACTGCTTGCCTTTATATGTATTTACCAAGAGATGCCAAAAAAAAGAAGTTAAATAATAATTTTCTTGAAAAGAAGTTAGGTATTGTCGCCACAACAAGAAAGCTGAGTGTTATCAAAGAATTAAGTAATAGGATGGTTGAGTAGGAGATGAATCTACAAGAATTTTTTACAAGTCATAAAACGGAGGCCCCTCAATTAACTCCATTTTGGTATGGAATGATGTTTTTAGGAATCATTTATGTCATGTATAGTGCTGTAAAATATCATAAAAACAGGCGCTATCAGAACTTTTTGAAAGCTGTACAAGGTTTACAAATTTTAGTGCTTTATGGCTGGTATGTTGTGACCTTGTCACCAATTTCTGAATCACTTCCTTTTTATCATTGCAGATTGGCGATGTTTGCTGTTTTGCTACTGCCTGATTCTTCAACCTATAAACAGTATTTTGCGCTTTTAGGAGTGTTTGGACCTATTTGTGCATTGGTCTATCCTTTATTTGACCCATTTGCTTTTCCTCACATCACTTTAGTCTCCTATTTGATTGGTCACTATGCTCTTTTGGGAAATTCTCTCACCTATTTGCTGAATCATTATGATAGCGAGTTATTGAGTTTACGGCGAATTGGAGAGATTAGCTTTAGTATGAATCTTTTATTACTATTTGTAAATCTGGTGAGTGGTGGAAATTATGGATTTTTGAAAGTACCACCTTTAGTTGGAAGTCATGGAATGATTGCTAACTATATTTTTGTTTCATTGATCTTGATTTTAGCAATTTTCGTGGTTTCTCTGATTTTTAAACAAATTAGACGAGAACAAGGAGAAACAGTAAGACAGGAAAATTAAGCTATGCTGAATAATTTTTTAACGACTCAAAAGACAACAGCACCGCCTCCCATTTCTGCTATGGGCTATGTGACGATGATAGGAATTCTCTTGTTCCTCATTTACACTTCAGTTCGTTGTGCGCAAACCCCACTGTATCAAAAAACTTTTAAATATTTACAAGCTTTTCAATTAGTTATACTTTATTCTTGGTATTTTGGTTTCCATATTTCATTTGCAAATAATCTGCCTTTTTATCATTGCCGCTTAGCCATGTTTGCCATGTTGCTGCTGCCAGATAAATGTCGAAGCAAGCAGTATTTTGCTCTTTTAGGTGTCAGCGGGGCGATTTTTGCAATTGGTTACCCAGTTTTTGACCCTTATGATTTTCCGCATCTCACCAGCTTTTCATTTCTTCTGGGGCATTACTGCCTGCTGGTTAATTCGCTGGTTTATCTTATCAACCACTATGACAAGCAGCTGTTGAAGAAGTATGAGATTGTGGGCTACACATTTGCTTTGGATTTGTTTTTAGTTGGTGTCAATGCCGTAACTGGTGGAAATTATGGATTGATGACTCATCCCCCGCTTATAAAGGGAGACCGGATCTGGGTGAATTACGTACTTGTCTCACTGGTTCTGGCCACCGCTTTACTCCTTTTTGATGAATATTTTAAAAGGCGATGGAAAAAGCAATCAAAATTAGTTTAAAGCTTTAAGTATTACATCCTCTGTCAAATTTATTTGGCAGGATTTTTTATTGTTTTTTCTCAATGTAAAAAAATTTTGCTAGATTTCATAAACGAAAATAGTAAAATAAAAGTAGAAAGATAGGAGTGGGATAATGGAAATTGGGAAAAAATTAAAAGAAGCACATCAGATGAGTGGCTTGACACAGGAAAATGTCGCAGAAAAATTAAATGTATCTAGACAGACTGTTTCAAATTTGGAAACAGAAAAATTTTATCCGGATATTTTGTATGTTTTGCAGTTAAGTGATTTGTATCAGGTTAGTTTGGATGAATTGTTGAAAGGAGATGAGCATATGATTCAGCACTTAGAAAATTCTACTAACACTGTCAAGAGCAATCGAAAGATTTTACTAGCCTTTATATGTAATATTTGTTTATTATTCCTTTTCTTTATTTTTATCATTCCAATCTCCAAGAGTTATCTGCTGACCCTGTTGGCAGTAGCTCTGGTGGTTGGCACCACAGGTTATATATTAGTACAAATTATTCGTAAAATATAGGAGGTTCTATCATGACTTGGTATCTATTGACCTTGATTGGCTTACTCGTCGTAACAAATGGGCTGTTTGTGTATCAATTGTTTAAACTAGTCGAATTAGATGCTGCGGTTCGTGGGATGAAACATCCTAAGTTCTGGGGAGTTTTGGCAGCTGGCGGTCAACGGGGAGAAGGCTTGATTTTATACTTATTAAACCGAAACAAGGCTGTTTTTTCCATGACGGCAGAAGAAAAAGAAGAACTTCAAATGAGGAAACAACGGATTATCTATTTACTGGTTTTAATCATGATATTAGTAATTTTTCTCTTTGCTAGTGTGATTGTGAGATTCTAAAATGTAGTCTCTTATATCAAGAAACTGCGTCTTATAATTATGACTATACAAACAAAGGAAGCTGAGTCTTTTGCCCCAGCTTCTTTATATGTTCTAAGCAATTGAAAAAATCCTTTAAATCCGCTATAATAGGTAGGTTGAAACGAGTTAGGAGCAGTCCAATGTAATAAGAGTTTTCACAGAAATCGAAAGAAAAAGTATAAAAAAGAAAAAGAGGACATAATGACGATTCAAGATGAAATAAAAAAACGCCGAACTTTTGCGATTATCTCTCACCCAGATGCCGGTAAGACAACTATCACAGAGCAATTGCTCTACTTTGGAGGCGAGATTCGTGAAGCGGGTACGGTCAAGGGTAAGAAGACCGGGAACTTTGCCAAATCTGACTGGATGGATATTGAGAAGCAGCGGGGGATTTCAGTGACCTCTTCTGTCATGCAGTTTGACTATGCCGGAAAACGGGTCAATATTCTTGATACACCAGGGCACGAAGATTTTTCAGAAGATACCTACCGCACCCTCATGGCTGTGGATGCAGCAGTCATGGTGGTGGACTCTGCCAAAGGGATTGAAGCCCAGACTAAAAAACTATTTGAAGTGGTCAAACATCGCAATATCCCAGTCTTTACGTTTATCAATAAACTGGACCGCGACGGGCGTGACCCCCTTGATTTGCTGGAAGAACTAGAAGAAGTGCTTGGCATTGCCAGCTATCCGATGAATTGGCCAATTGGGATGGGGAAATCCTTTGAAGGTCTCTATGATTTGCACAATCAGCGACTGGAGCTCTGTAAAGGTGATGAGCGCTTTGCCAGCATCGAAGAAGGAGAAAAAATATTTGGCAACAATCCATTTTATGCTCAGGTTTTAGAGGATATTGAACTCCTACAGGAAGCGGGAAATGAATTTTCACAGGAAGCTATTTTTAATGGGGAATTAACCCCTGTCTTCTTTGGTTCAGCCCTAACTAACTTTGGAGTGCAGACTTTTCTTGACACTTTCTTGGAGTTTGCACCAGAGCCTCATGGACACAAAACCACAGATAATCAGGAAA is a window from the Streptococcus anginosus subsp. whileyi MAS624 genome containing:
- the pbp2b gene encoding penicillin-binding protein PBP2B; amino-acid sequence: MRENMFKKKRKFDSHSIPRRLNLLFGIVILLFMSLIVRLGYMQVVHREFYTKKLATASKTKVTTSSVRGQIYDASGKPLVENTTKQVVSFTRSNKMRAETIKEIAQKLLPLVSISNADVTERQQVDYYLADSEVYKKVVNQLPKNKKYSADGNRLTESKIYSNAVKSVDVVKLNYSNEDKKVIYLFSQMNAIANFETGNIRTDDLSPDQIATIASSSKELSGISITTSWDRKVLDTSLASIIGSVSSEKAGLPAEEVDAYLKKGYSLNDRVGTSYLEKQYESTLQGKRAIKEINLDKNGNMESVKNISNGSKGNNLKLTMDLTFQNGVEDILRRYFSAELANGHATYSEGVYAVAMNPKTGAILAMAGLKHNIDTGELTADSLGTIMNNFVPGSVVKGATLTAGWGSGAITGNQVLTDQPISFGGSSAITSWFTQYGPRQITALEALEYSSNTYMVQLALNMMGTPYSPNMTIDLKNLNSSMDKLRKTFAQYGLGASTGIDLPSESEGYTPKKYTFANYLTNAFGQFDNYTPMQLAQYAATVANGGTRIAPHLVEGIYDNNEKGGLGKLIEGKATKELNKVDISKDNMDLIRRGFYQVVHGTSGFTTGRTLFQGEAVPISAKTGTAETFVNNGKQEAINTNVVAYAPSNNPQIAVAVVFPHNTDLSSTVSHSITRDIINLYHQQHPMN
- the recR gene encoding recombination mediator RecR, which translates into the protein MLYPTPIAKLIDSFSKLPGIGIKTATRLAFYTIGMSDDDVNEFAKNLLAAKRELTYCSICGNLTDDDPCTICTDETRDQSTILVVEDSRDVSAMENIQEYHGLYHVLQGLISPMNGIGPDDINLKSLITRLMNSEVTEVIVATNATADGEATSMYISRVLKPAGIKVTRLARGLAVGSDIEYADEVTLLRAIENRTEL
- a CDS encoding D-alanine--D-alanine ligase, with translation MAKQQIILLYGGRSAERKVSVLSAESVMRAIDYDKFFVKTYFITQAGDFIKTQEFSSKPADNEKLMTNDSIVESQKIKPSDIYEEGAVVFPVLHGPMGEDGSIQGFLEVLKMPYVGCNILSSSVAMDKITTKRVLASAGIPQVPYVAVIEGENIDEKIAAVEANLTYPVFTKPSNMGSSVGISKSENQDELRSALELAFKYDSRVLIEQGVNAREIEVGLLENEGVKSSLPGEVVKDVAFYDYEAKYIDNKITMDIPAKLSEDVIATMRQYAEKAFHAIGGVGLARCDFFYTDKGEIFLNELNTMPGFTQWSMYPLLWENMGISYTDLIEKLVLLAQETFTKHEEHLL
- a CDS encoding UDP-N-acetylmuramoyl-tripeptide--D-alanyl-D-alanine ligase; the protein is MQLTFYEVASVLKAKNDVHQFPDCTFGKAEFDSRLIGEGDLFFPLKGARDGHDFIVTAFENGAAATLSEKELDDYPYILVDDVLAALQRLAQYYLEKMKVDVFAVTGSNGKTTTKDMLAHLLSTTYKTYKTQGNYNNEIGLPYTVLYMPDDTEKLVLEMGQDHMGDIHLLSTIAQPKVGIVTLIGEAHLEFFKSRHEIAKGKMQIADGMKDGTLLVVPADKIINDFLPSQQNVVRFGPDEDIFLTKLEERKDSLTFETNFLDNAIDLPVTGKYNATNAMIAAYVALKEGVTQDKIQKAFATLELTRNRTEWKKAKNGADILSDVYNANPTAMRLILETFSTIPFNEKGRKLAVLADMKELGADSKQMHGAMITSLNPEILSEIFLYGEDMAALFAYAKEIFSPGKAHYFVKNAEKDQFSDLVKAVKEALKPTDRLLIKGSNSMNLASLVEELENEG
- a CDS encoding DUF1697 domain-containing protein, whose product is MKGNNKVQYLALLRGVMPTGPNRIPKMSDLVQMLEQSCLDNVSSYIQSGNVICETSLPAEELAQHMHQVILESIGANLSIIVKEKSDLERAILGNPFSEELDSSRIHLVFTNNYISTEQLAELQVMNFMDEMFAVGTACLYMYLPRDAKKKKLNNNFLEKKLGIVATTRKLSVIKELSNRMVE
- a CDS encoding TIGR02206 family membrane protein; the encoded protein is MNLQEFFTSHKTEAPQLTPFWYGMMFLGIIYVMYSAVKYHKNRRYQNFLKAVQGLQILVLYGWYVVTLSPISESLPFYHCRLAMFAVLLLPDSSTYKQYFALLGVFGPICALVYPLFDPFAFPHITLVSYLIGHYALLGNSLTYLLNHYDSELLSLRRIGEISFSMNLLLLFVNLVSGGNYGFLKVPPLVGSHGMIANYIFVSLILILAIFVVSLIFKQIRREQGETVRQEN
- a CDS encoding TIGR02206 family membrane protein, which translates into the protein MLNNFLTTQKTTAPPPISAMGYVTMIGILLFLIYTSVRCAQTPLYQKTFKYLQAFQLVILYSWYFGFHISFANNLPFYHCRLAMFAMLLLPDKCRSKQYFALLGVSGAIFAIGYPVFDPYDFPHLTSFSFLLGHYCLLVNSLVYLINHYDKQLLKKYEIVGYTFALDLFLVGVNAVTGGNYGLMTHPPLIKGDRIWVNYVLVSLVLATALLLFDEYFKRRWKKQSKLV
- a CDS encoding helix-turn-helix transcriptional regulator, translating into MEIGKKLKEAHQMSGLTQENVAEKLNVSRQTVSNLETEKFYPDILYVLQLSDLYQVSLDELLKGDEHMIQHLENSTNTVKSNRKILLAFICNICLLFLFFIFIIPISKSYLLTLLAVALVVGTTGYILVQIIRKI
- a CDS encoding peptide chain release factor 3, translating into MTIQDEIKKRRTFAIISHPDAGKTTITEQLLYFGGEIREAGTVKGKKTGNFAKSDWMDIEKQRGISVTSSVMQFDYAGKRVNILDTPGHEDFSEDTYRTLMAVDAAVMVVDSAKGIEAQTKKLFEVVKHRNIPVFTFINKLDRDGRDPLDLLEELEEVLGIASYPMNWPIGMGKSFEGLYDLHNQRLELCKGDERFASIEEGEKIFGNNPFYAQVLEDIELLQEAGNEFSQEAIFNGELTPVFFGSALTNFGVQTFLDTFLEFAPEPHGHKTTDNQEISPLDKDFSGFVFKIQANMDPRHRDRIAFVRIVSGEFERGMSVNLTRIKKAVKLSNVTQFMAESRENVENAVAGDIIGVYDTGTYQVGDTLTVVKNKFEFEPLPTFTPEIFMKVAAKNVMKQKSFHKGIEQLVQEGAIQLYTNYQTGEYMLGAVGQLQFEVFKHRMENEYNAEVVMTPMGKKTVRWISPDDLDERMSSSRNILAKDRFDQPVFLFENDFALRWFADKYPDVKLEEKM